From the Malaclemys terrapin pileata isolate rMalTer1 chromosome 13, rMalTer1.hap1, whole genome shotgun sequence genome, one window contains:
- the LOC128848077 gene encoding olfactory receptor 5A1-like: MGNQTEVTEFILLGLSNDPQMQSFLFLVFLVVYLITLLANMMIMLVIMADRHLHTPMYFFLSHLSFVDICYSSAIVPKMLVHFLSEHKTISVNSCIAQMFFFFLLAATEICILSAMAYDRYAAICDPLRYVDTMSIGICVQLVSGAWAIGFTDALFNTVFALKLHFCGPNQINHFSCELPPLLQLSCTETLTNQVVLLTSVVILGSSTFLLTLISYIHIICTILRIRSAEGRHKAFSTCSSHLIVVGLLYLTAFFQYTKPSSVSSVVLDKMFSIQYSILTPMLNPIIYSLKNKEVKIAVGKMLQKFKCLK, from the coding sequence ATGGGAAATCAAACTGAAGTGACTGAATTTATACTCCTGGGACTTTCCAATGACCCACAGATGCAGAGTTTCCTTTTCCTGGTGTTTTTAGTTGTCTACCTAATCACGCTTTTGGCAAACATGATGATCATGCTGGTGATAATGGCTGATCGTCATCTTCACACCCCAATGTACTTCTTCCTGTCTCATTTATCCTTTGTTGATATCTGCTATTCCTCAGCCATTGTCCCTAAGATGTTGGTGCATTTCTTATCAGAGCACAAAACAATTTCTGTCAATAGCTGCATTGCACagatgttcttcttttttctgctaGCTGCTACTGAAATTTGTATTCTCTCAGCGATGGCTTATGATCGCTATGCTGCCATCTGTGACCCATTGCGTTACGTGGATACAATGAGCATAGGGATCTGTGTTCAGTTGGTGAGTGGTGCATGGGCAATAGGCTTCACTGATGCCCTGTTTAACACTGTTTTTGCCCTCAAGTTGCATTTCTGTGGGCCCAATCAAATCAATCATTTCAGCTGTGAACTCCCTCCTCTATTACAACTGTCCTGCACTGAGACCCTCACCAATCAAGTTGTGCTTCTTACTTCTGTTGTCATACTTGGATCAAGCACCTTCCTCCTCACCCTGATCTCCTACATTCACATCATCTGCACCATCCTGAGGATACGCTCTGCGGAGGGcaggcataaagccttctccacctgcagctcccaccttaTTGTGGTTGGTTTGTTGTACTTGACAGCTTTTTTCCAGTACACAAAACCCAGCTCAGTCTCCTCTGTGGTTCTGGACAAAATGTTCTCCATCCAGTACAGCATCTTGACCCCCAtgttaaaccccatcatctacagcctgaaaaaCAAGGAGGTAAAAATAGCTGTAGGGAAAATGTTGCAGAAATTCAAATGTCTAAAGTAG